The Triticum aestivum cultivar Chinese Spring chromosome 7B, IWGSC CS RefSeq v2.1, whole genome shotgun sequence genome window below encodes:
- the LOC123156192 gene encoding vacuolar protein sorting-associated protein 32 homolog 2, which translates to MSGVFGRVFGKSKEQSQASALASIDKLSETLEMLEKKENLLMKKANLEVEKAKAFTKAKNKKAALQCLKRKRLYEQQVEQLGNFQLRIHDQMIMLEGAKATTETVDALRTGASAMKAMHKSTNIDDVDKTMDEINDNMENMRQIQDLLSAPMGAASDFDEDELEAELADLEGEELEAQLLAPTTSAPMTAPARVPQQSSRPTAQSSKTEDDELAALQAEMAM; encoded by the exons ATGTCGGGGGTTTTCGGCAGGGTGTTCGGGAAGTCCAAGGAGCAGAGCCAGGCGTCCGCGCTGGCCTCCATCGACAAGCTCAGCGAG ACTCTTGAAATGTTGGAAAAGAAGGAAAATTTACTAATGAAGAAGGCGAATCTTGAAGTTGAGAAGGCAAAGGCGTTCACCAAAGCCAAGAACAAAAAAG CTGCACTACAGTGTCTCAAGAGGAAGAGATTATATGAGCAACAGGTGGAGCAGCTTGGGAATTTCCAATTGAGGATTCATGATCAG ATGATAATGCTGGAAGGTGCAAAAGCTACAACAGAGACTGTGGATGCATTGAGAACCGGAGCATCAGCAATGAAAGCTATGCACAaatcaac AAATATTGATGATGTTGACAAAACCATGGATGAAATTAATGACAATATGGAGAACATGAGGCAGATCCAGGATCTACTGTCTGCGCCTATGGGAGCAGCAAGTGATTTCGATGAa GATGAGCTGGAAGCTGAACTTGCGGATTTGGAGGGCGAGGAGTTGGAGGCACAGCTACTAGCACCAACCACAAGTGCTCCTATGACTGCTCCAGCGCGTGTACCTCAGCAGTCGAGTCGGCCCACTGCTCAGAGTAGTAAAACCGAAGATGATGAGCTGGCAGCTTTACAAGCAGAGATGGCTATGTAG